The sequence CACAGACTCTCATCACTGCGCTCCCACAACTTGGGGACAATATTTAGCCTGAAGGAAAGAGACTGGACGCACCATACTGCACTCATGCCTCGCTCATTCCTAGTGGACTCCCTAATCCTAAGGGAAACCAACGAGAAGAAGAATGAAAACAGCCCACCGCTGTTCCCGTATGCGGTCCACCCGTCACACCCTCTGCACGGACTGTCTGCTGGGTCCTGCCACTCTCGGAAAGCCGGGCTGTTGTGTGTCTGTCCAATGTGTGTCACCGCATCACAGCTTCACGCACCTCCGCCCGGCATGCCTCTCCTCAAggcttccttctcttccttcagcTCTCAGTACTGTCCAACGGCCATTGGGAGACAACACTCAGGATCCTCTGCCTTAAACCTGAGCCACGGTCCAGCTATCTACCAGGCGTCATACCCCGTTCCAGATCTAAGACAATTCCACTGCATCTCTGTTGGTAAGTCAGGAACGCAGATTCAGCTAAATAAACTTCAGGTTTAACTAGTCACCTACTATTTATTTACATGCAAAAATATAGTTGGACTTTGAGATGTCTaagtttgttgttgttgtttttatatggATGTGCGTAAGAGATACCCAGTATGCGTTTGTTTAACAAACTACCTTCCTTATAAACACATTTTAGCTTTCTAGGCATCATTGCATTGCAGATACGGTGTTAACTTTCTGAAACTTTAGTGACACAATCTGCGCCACAGTAGTATATGTATTAGCTCCTCAAACGCGCAGTTAAAGTCACTTCTTATGCGTTTTATCAGTTTCACATTGTCATATTTCGATTTACATTTAACTGAccggtttttgttttattttgttcttttacAGATACCCCATCCAGCCACTTGCCGAGCAGTAAGCGGATGCGCACAGCATTCACCAGCACTCAGCTCCTGGAGCTTGAGAGAGAATTTGCCTCCAACATGTATTTGTCTCGACTCAGACGCATTGAGATAGCCACTTACCTGAACCTCTCGGAAAAGCAGGTCAAAATCTGGTTCCAGAACAGGAGGGTCAAGCACAAGAAGGAAGGAAAGAGCAGCTCACACAGGAGCAGCTCCCACAACTGCAAATGTTCATCCTTTTCATCCACAAAATGTctagaggatgaggatgaggatgacctGGTCCTGTCGCCTTCATCTTCCGAAAAGGAAGACAGAGACCTTTCTCCAAGTCCGTAAACCAGGAACCAAGGAAAGACTCTGtagatatttgtatatatatataaggcaatCTGTACAGAGCTGGTATTACATTTAAGTGTCACTGTCATGGGCTGGAGACTCAAAAGTCAAAAGTTAACTCACcacaaaaaaagtgtatttagATTTTTGAAGGGTTTAATGATCACCACTCCCCAGAGACTGATTATCTTTCTTTTGACTTGAACTCCCAAGCAATGATTACAGATATCTTGCATTTTATTCCAAATTGACCATTGTTGGTTAAACCAGGAGACACCTGGAATAATTAATTAGATTCCAGAATGCGCTAAATACGGCCTTGAGTCCATGTGAATATATCTGAACGTCTGTTGTCTGTATAATATATGTTTTACCCTATTGTTtctgtatattaaaaatatttatttatttatgtaaaacaaataaaactccTTTTTCACAAATATACCAGTTTGCTTTGTAATGTTGAGATAGGTGTCATGGGTTTGCATATGCCGCTACAGCCATGTATGTAAAGTAatagagataaaataaaaaaaatcacatatagcGCAAAACAGcataacaaacaaaacaacacacTCAGGTATGTACTGATATGAATATAAGTAACTAGTTCCTTAATGCTCTCTGACGCTTTACTCAATCCCTTTGCTAAAATTGTCACACTATTGTGAGTAGTTAAATCTGacaacatatttt is a genomic window of Mixophyes fleayi isolate aMixFle1 chromosome 2, aMixFle1.hap1, whole genome shotgun sequence containing:
- the GSX1 gene encoding GS homeobox 1 gives rise to the protein MPRSFLVDSLILRETNEKKNENSPPLFPYAVHPSHPLHGLSAGSCHSRKAGLLCVCPMCVTASQLHAPPPGMPLLKASFSSFSSQYCPTAIGRQHSGSSALNLSHGPAIYQASYPVPDLRQFHCISVDTPSSHLPSSKRMRTAFTSTQLLELEREFASNMYLSRLRRIEIATYLNLSEKQVKIWFQNRRVKHKKEGKSSSHRSSSHNCKCSSFSSTKCLEDEDEDDLVLSPSSSEKEDRDLSPSP